One Candidatus Planktophila limnetica DNA segment encodes these proteins:
- a CDS encoding protein jag, with product MPKSKAVEEEVVEEVTTEANADLKAPKSAAKLEEEGDIAADYLEGLLDIADLDGDIDIDVENGRAALAIVGGKLNHLVGDQGQVLDALQELTRLAVQTSTGDRSRLMLDIEGFRSGRKSELKKLAEKMAEKAKTTGSSIKLDPMNAFERKVIHDTIQDLGLTSESDGEDPDRYVVIYPA from the coding sequence ATGCCAAAGAGCAAAGCTGTAGAAGAAGAAGTAGTTGAAGAGGTAACGACAGAGGCGAACGCGGACCTGAAGGCTCCAAAGAGTGCCGCCAAGTTAGAAGAAGAGGGCGACATTGCAGCCGATTATCTAGAGGGCTTGCTCGACATCGCAGATCTAGATGGCGACATCGACATCGACGTGGAAAATGGACGCGCTGCTTTGGCAATCGTCGGCGGCAAACTCAACCACCTCGTGGGAGATCAGGGCCAGGTTCTAGATGCGCTCCAGGAGTTAACCCGCCTAGCGGTTCAGACTTCAACAGGGGATCGCAGCCGACTAATGCTCGATATCGAAGGATTTCGCTCAGGACGAAAGAGTGAGCTAAAAAAGCTTGCTGAAAAGATGGCTGAAAAAGCGAAGACAACTGGTTCATCAATCAAACTTGATCCAATGAACGCCTTTGAGCGCAAGGTCATCCACGACACCATTCAAGACCTAGGCCTTACGAGTGAATCTGACGGTGAAGACCCAGATCGCTACGTAGTTATCTACCCAGCCTAA